The following is a genomic window from uncultured Draconibacterium sp..
ATGAAACGGCCGCTGAGTTCTTTAAGAAGCTATACGATGAAGGTAAGTTTGTTGAAAAAACATCGGAGCAATATTACGACGAAGCCAACAACCAGTTTTTGGCCGACCGTTATATTATTGGAACCTGCCCGAAATGTGGTTTCGAAAAAGCTTACGGCGACCAGTGCGAAAGCTGCGGAACCTCGTTAAGCCCAACCGAGTTGATCAATCCAACATCAACCATTAGCGGAAACCAACCGGTTTTAAAAGAAACCACACACTGGTACCTGCCGCTCGACCAATACGAGCCATGGTTAAAAGAGTGGATTCTGGAAGGACACAAAGAATGGAAAACCAACGTGTACGGCCAGTGTAAATCGTGGATCGACAGTGGACTGCAACCCCGCGCCGTAACCCGCGACCTCGACTGGGGTGTACCTGTTCCGGTTGAAGGCGTTGAAGGCAAAGTGCTTTATGTATGGTTTGATGCACCGATCGGTTATATTTCGGCAACGAAAGAACTAACCGAAGATTGGGAAACCTACTGGAAAGATCCGGAAACACGTATGCTGCATTTCATCGGAAAAGATAATATTGTTTTCCACTGCATCATTTTCCCAAGTATGTTGAAAGCCGAAGGAACTTTCAACCTGCCAGAAAACGTGCCTGCGAATGAATTCCTGAACCTGGAGAACGATAAAATCTCGACATCACGAAACTGGGCCGTTTGGTTGCACGAATACCTGGAAGAATTTCCGGGAAAAGAGGATGTTCTGAAATATGTACTGACTGCCAACGCCCCGGAAACTAAAGACAACGATTTCACCTGGAAAGATTTCCAGAACCGAAATAATAACGAATTGGTAGCCGTGCTCGGAAACTTTGTAAACCGCGCACTGGTACTTACCCAGAAATATTACGACGGCGAAGTTCCTGCCCGTGGCGAGCTAAGCGATCACGACAAAGAAACGCTGGCTGAGATTGAAAAAATTAAAGGCGAAGTTGAAAAAAGTATCGATAGTTTCCGTATTCGCGAGTCGCTGAAAAATGCCATGGATCTGGCACGTTTGGGTAATAAATACCTGGCCGACGAAGAACCATGGAAAGTGGTAAAAACAGATGCCGAGCGTGTAAAAACAGTTATGAATATCTGTTTGCAGATTACCGCAAACCTAACCATTTGTCTGGAGCCCTTCCTGCCATTTAGCATGGATAAACTTCGTTGCTTCCTGAACCTTGAAAAAATGGACTGGATAAAACTGGGAGAAACTGATTTGTTACCAAGCGGCCACAAAGTGAATAAGCCGGAATTACTTTTCGAAAAGATTGAAGACAAAGTAATTGAAGCGCAGTTGCAAAAACTGGCCGACACAAAAAAAGCCAACGAAATGGCTGAAGCAAAAGCAGCACCAGCAAAAGAAAACATTGAATTCGACGATTTTGCAAAAATGGATGTTCGTGCCGGAACCGTGATCGAATGCAAAAAGGTGGCTAAAACCAAAAAGCTGCTGAAATTGAAAATAGATACCGGAATCGACCAACGTACTGTTGTTTCGGGAATTGCCGAATACTACCAGCCGGAAGAATTGATCGGAAAACAGGTTTCTATTTTGGTAAACCTTGCACCAAAGAAACTCCGTGGTATCGAATCGCAGGGAATGATTCTGTGTGCCGAAAATGCTGATGGAACACTGTCAATCGTTTCGCCGGATAAGGAGGTTAAAAACGGATCAGAAATACGATAGACAAATTTCCGAATGAAAATCCTCAGAACCGCATCAACAAACCAGGATTTTATTCAATTGGTAAAAAAGTTGGATGAATTACTGGCAGCTATGAATGGTCGTGAGCATGATTTTTATAATCATTACAACAAAATCGACAGTATAAAACACGTAGTTGTTGCGTACTCTGGCGATGTTCCTGTCGCCTGTGGAGCCATAAAAGAATTTACATCCGCCACTATGGAAGTCAAACGAATGTTTACCTGTTACGAATTTCGGGGAAAAGGATTTGCTACAAAAGTTTTAAACGAGCTGGAAATCTGGGCCAAAGAACTGGGCTACGATTACTGCATTCTGGAAACCGGGGAAAAACTTTCTAATGCAGTCAGGATGTATCAAAAGAGTGGCTATGAACGTATTCCAAATTACGGACAATATGTTCAAATGAAAAACAGCATTTGTTTTAGAAAGAAACTGACGAGTTAAAGACAGTCGTGCCAACTACTGTTGGTACGCTTCCGTAAGTTGTAGTACTGCCTAAAGCGGATCGGCAACTTACTCAACATATATAACCGTTCCTGTACGCAGGGGCGGTTTTTTTATGTGTTATTGTAATCAGACAATCACAAAGAACAAAACCACCAAAATCAGCAGCAGAAAAAGGATAAACTGGTTGCGTACAAACAATCCCAGGAGGATTAGAATTTCCACCTCTTCGTTCATAGGTGTTGCCAGTTCTATAGTGCCTTTGTCTTTTGATATAAATTCGTGCGAAGTAAACGTTACAATTTCTTGTCCATTATATTTCCAGCTCCAGCGCGATTGCCAGAAGTTTTTTATCTCCAGCTCAAAACGTTTGCCGTTTATCAGCACATCGCTGCGCGGATTAAATATATTCACCATTACCATGGCTAGCAGCGATTTGCTGTTCCCATCGTAGATCTCTAGTTTCGAAAGAAAAAACTCGCGGTTTAGCGTAAAATAACGACCATTAATAATAGCCTGTGCTTTAGAACTCACCATACTTTCCCAATTAATGTTTCCAACCTTCTCATCATCCTGCATGATCTCCAGCTTCGTCCCAAATATTTGCTTACTCCATCTTAGCTCTTCCATTCAAAATATCCTCCATTTCAAGAAACGCAATTTATAAAAATTAGCAGGAATTATTAAAAGGAATTCGGCAGCTTAATTTCATTTTTACAATCTTTAACGAAAAAACCGGCTCCTTTCGAAGCCGTTTTAAAGTCATGGTAAATCTCTAATTAAGTATCATAGCGTACTTTAACGATCAAAATCTATTCTCCCGAATCTTATTCAGGAATAAGCACTTTATCAATTACATGCACCACCCCATTGGCTCC
Proteins encoded in this region:
- a CDS encoding GNAT family N-acetyltransferase; translated protein: MKILRTASTNQDFIQLVKKLDELLAAMNGREHDFYNHYNKIDSIKHVVVAYSGDVPVACGAIKEFTSATMEVKRMFTCYEFRGKGFATKVLNELEIWAKELGYDYCILETGEKLSNAVRMYQKSGYERIPNYGQYVQMKNSICFRKKLTS